CAATGTTTTCATTTTCATATAGGCTACACCCGCAGTTTATTGAGTATTAATCCTAGTATAGCGCAACTTCTGAAGCAGACATAACATGCAGAGTAAAAATTGAAATTAGAAACCAAAGAAAGATCATCTTTATTTTTTCATTCAACTCCTTCAAACTTAAGGAAAATAAATAAACAAAAGAGGAATAAGGAATGAAAGTCGTCTGTAAGTCAGCTATGAATGAGGGTATACCCTGTTTAATGATCGAACATGAGGAAAATCAAGACGCTCCCGTTTGTGTCCTTTACCATGGCTGGGGTTCAAACAAAAATACGATGAGGTTTTTTGGGGAAATTCTTGCTCTATACGGATTTCGCGTCATCATCCCTGATGCTCCTTTTCACGGAGAAAGAGGACGTCTTGATTACTTCAATAAAGAGGTCATTCAAAATCAGTTCTGGAAAGTCATTATGCAAACTGTGGGAGAATTTGAGGGCCTTGTTCGGGCGTTATCTCTTTCGAAGGAACAAAAGGTGACTGTTATTGGCAGCTCCATGGGCGGGTTCTCCGCTTCAGGAATATTTGCCCGATATCCTGAGGATACAGCCTATCTTG
This genomic stretch from Fictibacillus marinisediminis harbors:
- a CDS encoding alpha/beta fold hydrolase gives rise to the protein MKVVCKSAMNEGIPCLMIEHEENQDAPVCVLYHGWGSNKNTMRFFGEILALYGFRVIIPDAPFHGERGRLDYFNKEVIQNQFWKVIMQTVGEFEGLVRALSLSKEQKVTVIGSSMGGFSASGIFARYPEDTAYLVNLMAEDIFRKLDNRPMSGEERDQLRSMDPLRLRRADDTRPVLFVHGNKDETVPIGIQQYAYSQLLTSYSSIPEHLKFVEIPNAGHTTTLWMIEEIVGWLRDFAVGGSLHN